Within the Saccharopolyspora gloriosae genome, the region CTCGGGGATGCGCACGAACTGCAACCCCTCGTAGGGCGTGGGCTGGGAACTCGGCCTGGTCTGGTCCACGCGGCTGATGCCGTGCAGGGTCTGCTGGCCGAAGGCCGCGGCGGCCTTCTTGTACTCCGGCATCTCGTAGGTGGACCGGCGGCTACCGGGCGGCAGGTTCTGCCAGCCGAGGTTCTCACCGACGGTCCGCAGGTAGTTCTTCGACGTGGACCAGGCGATGAAGTCCCAGGCGTCGTCGGACATCTCGGTCGTCTTCGGGACCGCGAGCGCCCAGGTGTAGAGCCAGCTCGCCGGCTTGCCGCCGGGGCCGGTGGGAGCGTTCGCGTAGCCGACCTTGCCGGAGACGTTGCTCTCCTTCGGGTCCTCCAAGGTGCCCGCCGAGGACGTCGAGTCGAACATCATCGCCGCGTTGCCCTGGCCGAATTCGGTGAGGCATTCGCTGAAGCCACTGCTGGACGCGCCCGGCTCGCCGTGCTCGCGCACCAGGTCGACGTAGAAGTTCGCTGCCTCGCGCACCTCCGGGGAGGTGAGCTGCGCGTTCCACTGCGGGTCGAACCAACGGCCGCCGAAAGAGTTGATCATGGTGTTGAGCGGGGCCATCACCTCGCCCCACCCGGGCAGCCCGCGCAGGCAGATGCCCGCCCGGCCGTTGGCGTCGTCATCGAGCTTCGCGGCCATGTCCGCCACCTGCTGCCACGTCGGGTTCTCCGGCATCGTCAACCCGGCCTGCTGGAACAGGTCCTTGCGGTAGTTCAACAGCGCAGTCTCGCCGTAGAACGGGGCCGCGTGCATGTGCCCCTGGTACGACAGCGAATCCCGGATGGACGGAATGAAGTCGTCCTTGTCGTAGCCCGGAGTCGCGGTCATCCTCGGATCCAGGTCGTGCAGCCAGCCGTTGGCCGCCCAGATCGGAGTCTCGTA harbors:
- a CDS encoding ABC transporter substrate-binding protein, which codes for MPMNFGRKWWSLVAMMAAVLLTASCAGAGAIGSGDGRRVLRVAVVSNPQMEDMQELAGEFEKQHPDVRVRFISLPENQARDKITQSVATGSGQFDVVMVSNYETPIWAANGWLHDLDPRMTATPGYDKDDFIPSIRDSLSYQGHMHAAPFYGETALLNYRKDLFQQAGLTMPENPTWQQVADMAAKLDDDANGRAGICLRGLPGWGEVMAPLNTMINSFGGRWFDPQWNAQLTSPEVREAANFYVDLVREHGEPGASSSGFSECLTEFGQGNAAMMFDSTSSAGTLEDPKESNVSGKVGYANAPTGPGGKPASWLYTWALAVPKTTEMSDDAWDFIAWSTSKNYLRTVGENLGWQNLPPGSRRSTYEMPEYKKAAAAFGQQTLHGISRVDQTRPSSQPTPYEGLQFVRIPEFVDLGTRVSQQMSAAISGAKTVDEALEQAQQYAETVGENYRP